Sequence from the Natronomonas marina genome:
CGCCCTCGACGACGAGACGCTGCTGGAACACGCCCGCCTCAAGCAGCGCACCATCGAGGCCTTCGAGGCCGGTCTCGGTCCCGACGGCGTCAACGCCGGGCTCAACCTCGGGGACGCCGCCGGTGGCTCAATCGACGACCACCTCCACACCCACCTCGTCCCCCGGTGGACCGGCGACACCAACTTCATGCCCGTCTGTGCGGACACGAAGGTCATCGTCGAGGCCGTCGAGGACACCTACGAGGCGCTCCACGACGCCTTCGCCACACAGGCGGGCGCGACCGTGGCCGAGAACGGCGCGGTCCGAATCGAGTTCTAGCTCCCGCCGAACGGGGCCGTTCGGTCGCTCTAATCCTATCACTTATCCGGGCGGTTCCGCTATGACGGACGATGAGCGACGCCGCGGTCGCGGAGACCGGCATCGAGACCGACACCGCGAGACGGGACTTCACCCGCGCCAGCGCCGTCAACGTCGTCGGCAACGTCGTGAAAATCCTCGTCGAGGCGGCCGCGGGCCTGGCGTTCGGGTCCGTCGCGCTGC
This genomic interval carries:
- a CDS encoding HIT family protein, whose translation is MDQLFAPWRIEWVERDGNEDIDGCPFCVLPEREDAREANVVAESDRAYVLLNNFPYNPGHAMVIPRTHTGEFTALDDETLLEHARLKQRTIEAFEAGLGPDGVNAGLNLGDAAGGSIDDHLHTHLVPRWTGDTNFMPVCADTKVIVEAVEDTYEALHDAFATQAGATVAENGAVRIEF